In a single window of the Dreissena polymorpha isolate Duluth1 chromosome 3, UMN_Dpol_1.0, whole genome shotgun sequence genome:
- the LOC127871555 gene encoding ceramide glucosyltransferase-like, with the protein MSLYSMFDEQTWSYVVFFLGVIALVLYAMSTFFIIISQIGGRFVLFKKEDSALILSDNVPGVSIIKPLMGIDPLLEINLESHFTINYPKYELLCCVQDDQDAAINLVNKMMERYPKVDCKLFIGGKDGIINPMVHNMAPAYDKAQYEYVWISTSRIKGSTDIIVDMVCKLQKPNVALCHQMPFTTDQKGFAQSLEKTYFGGAFARYYLAFNILGLCCCTGMSYMFKKSLLDDLNGLNWYGKYLAEDFYLTHALHEKGHRLVLSAYPAQQNLASTAVSGYKDRMVRWLRLRLNMMPLVSGFLEPMTECIPLGLFAAWSLHHFLGINPYIFFGGHVVSWLLSDYILLRLCQNGELQFSKLQYSVAWILREILAVVVFFEALLSPRTIKWGKRTYKLSLGGHTEILTDKGKVKL; encoded by the exons atgaGCCTGTACAGCATGTTTGATGAGCAGACGTGGTCGTATGTCGTGTTCTTTcttggagttattgcccttgtcCTCTACGCCATGTCCActttcttcatcatcatctcaCAGATAGGGGG ACGCTTCGTACTATTCAAGAAGGAAGATTCAGCGCTGATTCTGTCTGACAATGTTCCTGGGGTCTCAATAATCAAACCTCTGATGGGAATCGACCCACTGTTGGAAATCAACCTAGAAAGCCATTTCACCATTAATTATCCAAAG TATGAGCTGCTGTGCTGTGTCCAGGACGATCAGGATGCTGCCATCAACCTTGTCAACAAGATGATGGAACGATACCCAAAAGTGGACTGTAAACTGTTTATAG GTGGTAAGGATGGAATTATCAACCCAATGGTGCACAACATGGCGCCAGCATACGACAAAGCTCAGTACGAATATGTGTGGATTAGCACCAGCAGAATTAAAG GAAGTACAGACATCATAGTGGACATGGTGTGTAAACTGCAGAAACCCAATGTAGCTCTGTGCCATCAGATGCCTTTTACAACAGATCAAAAAGGATTCGCTCAATCTTTAGAAAAG ACATATTTTGGCGGTGCGTTTGCGCGCTACTACCTGGCTTTCAACATATTAGGGTTGTGTTGCTGCACAGGCATGTCCTACATGTTCAAGAAGTCGCTCTTGGACGATCTGAACGGCCTCAACTGGTATGGCAAATACCTCGCAGAAGATTTCTACCTGACCCATGCGCTCCATGAAAA GGGTCATCGCCTTGTGCTGTCTGCGTACCCAGCTCAACAGAACCTTGCTTCCACTGCTGTGTCAGGCTACAAGGACCGAATGGTCAG GTGGCTACGACTGCGTCTCAACATGATGCCGTTAGTGAGCGGATTTCTTGAGCCTATGACAGAGTGCATTCCCCTGGGCCTGTTTGCTGCCTGGTCTCTCCACCACTTCCTGGGAATCAATCCCTACATCTTCTTTGGGGGTCATGTCGTGTCATGGCTCCTGTCGGACTATATTCTCCTGAGGCTATGCCAG AATGGGGAGTTGCAGTTCTCCAAGTTACAATACTCAGTTGCGTGGATTCTTCGGGAAATTTTAGCCGTGGTTGTGTTCTTTGAGGCTCTCCTGTCCCCTAGGACAATTAAGTGGGGAAAGCGAACCTACAAACTGTCCTTGGGCGGTCATACAGAAATCTTAACCGATAAAGGGAAAGTGAAATTGTAG